Genomic window (Nitrospirales bacterium LBB_01):
ACATATCTTTTATATTTTCTCATAATATAATCATCCTTCTTCTTACCGCATCCTATGTTAAAACCCTTATCCATTGTGTCATAAAATTGTGACAAAAGTAAAGAAAGGAAAAAGACTGGATTCCCGCTCGTAGGCGGGAATGACAAAAGGGAAAGCTGTTTTTTACTGTCCTTTTATATCCTTTTATATCTTTTTTTTCGTCATTCCTTTATAGTGGACCCCATTGTCAAGACCACTTTTTAGTGGACTTAAGGTATAGCCCTCTAAGAGGGTATTTAGTCTGTTAGTATAAGGGTAAGGGATAGGGTAATGCATCCTTACGCCGCCATCGCAAAATCAGAGCTTTTATAAACCTCGGCAGGTGTTTTGCCTCTAAGCGTAGAATGCGGACGCTCATTGTTATAAAAATCAAAATAGCTCCTTAGCGCTTTAATCAACTCATCAACAGTTTCATAATCTTTTATATAAACCTCCTCATACTTGACACTGCGCCACAGCCGCTCAATCATGATATTATCCATAGCCCGTCCTCTGCCATCCATACTTATCCGAATCCCATTGCTCTGAAGCACATTGATAAACGCTGCCCCTGTATACTGGCTGCCTTGATCTGTGTTGAATATCTCAGGACTGCCATAGAGCCTAAGGGCTCGCTCAAGGCTACTTACGCAAAAACCATCATCCATTGTCACTGACACCTCCCATGACAGCACATAGCGGCTATACCAGTCCATTACTGCTGTCAGATACACAAAGCCATGTCTCATTCGAATATACGTTATATCACTGCACCAGACTTGGTTGATGATAGTAATATCTAATAATCGCAGTAGATAAGGGTAAACTTTATGTTGCTTATTCCGTACTGTCGTTCTTTTTCTGGGTGCTATAGATACAAGACCCATCAACATCATCAAACGCTTTACTCGCTTGCGATTTACTTTATATCCTGCTCGGAAAAGAATGTAAACCATTGTGCGGCTTCCATACCATGGATGCATTGTGTACTGCTCATCTATTGCCCTCATCACCTTCAAATTCTCCTCGCTCTCCGGTACTGCCTGACGATAATAACTGGAGCGTGGAAGGCTTAGCAGGTTACACTGCTGACGAATACTCAATTCCTTATTTGCTGGCTCTATCATCGCTCGTTTCTCACTTACCGTTGCGCAAGTAACAGGCTCTTTTTTTTTAGCCAGTCCACTTCTACTTGCAACTTCCCTATTTGACTATATAACCGCTCTCGCTCTGATTCATATGCCGCCTGAGAATTTTCTTGCACTCCATTAAATAACGTTGACGCCCCTTCTACTAAATGCTTTTTCCATTCATTCACCTGGTTCACATGAATATCAAATTCCTGCGCTATCTCATTGGCTGTCCTCTGACCTTTGAGCGCTTCTATTGCTACTTTTGCTTTGTACTCTTTGCCAAACTTCCGTCTGTTTTTCATTTTATCCTCCCATTCATTACAACCAGCTCTATCTTAACTGATTGTCTCATATTTGGGATCCACTATACTTTTCTGTCATTCCTTTCCGTTTTTTGTCATTCCTGCGAAGGCAGGAATCCAGTTTTTATATGTTGGATTTACTAAAACAGCAATTAGCCCTATTTCCAACTAATCTGGTATAATTTCCTGATGACAACAATTGGGGAAAACTCACTGCAAACAGAACTCGGCAAACAGTTACAAACATGCAAAACCTTTACCGAATTTGGCAGCACGCTTACCTCAAAACTTGCCAATGTAATTGAATTGGTTTACGGCGCTTTTTATGTAAGCGACTCAACACGCACAAATCTCAAGAGAGCTGGCGGCTATGCCTGTGATGACATAAACAATAACGCTGTGTTTGCATGGGGTCATGGATTGGTTGGACAAGCGGCACGTGATAAAAAACCTATTTCACTGCAGCTTTCAAACGACGCCGGTACCGGTACTGCCATTGGGCCGGGTAATCTTATTGTAAAAAATGTCTTTCTTGTACCCATAATACACATGGATGAGGTACTTGGGGTACTAGAATTAGGGACTCTCGGCAATTTTAGCGACACACAGAGAGCTTTTATAAACAGCCTCCTGCCAACAATAGCAATGAACCTTGAAATACTGTCTTCTAACATAGAAACCCGTGAGCTGCTTGAAAAAACTCAGGCACAAGCGGCAGAGCTTGCCGAAGGGCGAGCACTAATGGCAGCGCTAATCAGCTCTATTCCTGATATGATTTTCTATAAAAACACAGAGGGGGTGTATATTGGCTGTAATAGCGCATTTGAAGAGTTGGTTGGAAAGCCAGCCTCAGAGATTACCGGCAAGACTGACTATGACCTGTTCCCCAAAGAAGTAGCTGATTTTTTCCGCGCTAAGGACGCTGAAATATTGGCCTCATTGGTTGAACAATCAAATGAGGAGTGGGTAGATTACCCTGATGGCAGGCACGTACTGCTTGACACACTTAAAGCGCCGTTTACAGATAACGATGGAAAACTCCTCGGTATTCTTGGTATAAGCAGGGACATAACCGCGCGCAGGAGGGCAGAGGATATGGTTAGAGAAAGCGAGCGGCTGATGCGCTACATGCTGGAGTCCAGCCCTGTGGCGGTGCGCATCATAAACGCTAAGACGCGGTCAATTATCTTTGCCAACCAATCTTACGCCAAAATGTTACATGCCAGCCTTGAACAATTGGAGGGCATCAGCCCGCGGCAATTTTACCAGGATGAGAGGGTCTTTGATGATATTACACAACGTTTAACAAATGGAGAAGATATTCTTAATACACTGCTTGGGATTAGGGCTGCCGATGGTGAAGATATCTGGGTTATGTGTTCATATATACATGTAAAATATGCAGGTGAAGACTGCATACTGGGCTGGTTTTTTGATGTAACAGAACTCCGTCAGGCTAAAGACATAGCCGAGGAGGCAACTAAAATGAAGTCCGACTTTCTTGCCAATATGAGCCACGAAATCCGCACCCCTATGAACGCTATAATTGGGATGTCACATCTTGCCCTTCAAACAAATCTGGATACAAAGCAGAGAAACTATATCGGCAAGGTTGAATCTGCCGCAAAAAACCTGCTTGGGATTATCAACGATATACTGGATTTTTCAAAGATAGAAGCCGGCAAAATGCAGTTTGAATCCACGGATTTTTACCTTGACGACGTAGTGGATCATCTTTCCGATCTTTCTCTGATAAAAGCACAAGATAAAGGACTTAAGCTGCTCATAAATATTGCAGCCGATGTGCCAATAGGCCTTAAGGGAGACCCTTTAAGGTTAGGTCAGGTGTTGATAAATATAGTTAATAATGCCGTTAAATTTACTGAAAAAGGTGAAATCAAAGTGGAAGTCCAGCGTATTACCGATGAGCCAGACGGCGTCCGGCTGCGCTTTAATGTGACAGATACCGGTGTAGGGCTTACCGAAGAGCAGCGCAAGAAACTTTTTACAGCGTTTACTCAGGCAGACAGCTCAACGTCGCGAAAGTATGGCGGCACTGGGCTTGGGCTAACCATAAGCAAGCAACTGGTTGAGATGATGGGGGGAGAAATAGGGGTAGAGAGTACTCCAGGAGTTGGCAGCACGTTTTACTTTACGG
Coding sequences:
- a CDS encoding PAS domain-containing protein, giving the protein MTTIGENSLQTELGKQLQTCKTFTEFGSTLTSKLANVIELVYGAFYVSDSTRTNLKRAGGYACDDINNNAVFAWGHGLVGQAARDKKPISLQLSNDAGTGTAIGPGNLIVKNVFLVPIIHMDEVLGVLELGTLGNFSDTQRAFINSLLPTIAMNLEILSSNIETRELLEKTQAQAAELAEGRALMAALISSIPDMIFYKNTEGVYIGCNSAFEELVGKPASEITGKTDYDLFPKEVADFFRAKDAEILASLVEQSNEEWVDYPDGRHVLLDTLKAPFTDNDGKLLGILGISRDITARRRAEDMVRESERLMRYMLESSPVAVRIINAKTRSIIFANQSYAKMLHASLEQLEGISPRQFYQDERVFDDITQRLTNGEDILNTLLGIRAADGEDIWVMCSYIHVKYAGEDCILGWFFDVTELRQAKDIAEEATKMKSDFLANMSHEIRTPMNAIIGMSHLALQTNLDTKQRNYIGKVESAAKNLLGIINDILDFSKIEAGKMQFESTDFYLDDVVDHLSDLSLIKAQDKGLKLLINIAADVPIGLKGDPLRLGQVLINIVNNAVKFTEKGEIKVEVQRITDEPDGVRLRFNVTDTGVGLTEEQRKKLFTAFTQADSSTSRKYGGTGLGLTISKQLVEMMGGEIGVESTPGVGSTFYFTAKFGLQTEQRKQQKQVDYKDTEKVLTGAYLLLVEDNAVNQELALEILQSAGMRVDVAENGVQAIEKIGQADYDGVLMDCQMPVMDGFEATRKIRQEPRFSDIPILAMTANAMEGDKEKCIASGMNDHISKPIDIAQLFNTLARWIKPKPTAVTTDTPVDMELLVIDLRKLESLLAEDDSESVDAMNNVIDRLKAIGYSDAAKNVQASISTFDFEDALVKLKEVLKTIEAFV